From Alteromonas sp. BL110:
GAAATACGAGGTTGAAAGTTGCTGTCAGTTGTTAAGCTACTGTTTTCGCCTTGTACGCGAAACGCTGCGAGCTGTTCATTAAGCTGTAAGGGGCGAATTGTCTTCAGGTTAATCGTACCACCCACTGAGCCTTCGATCGTTTTTGCGTCTGGCGACTTAGTCACTTCCAAACCAGCAATAATAGCGGCTGAAACGTCTTCAAAATCAATACCGCTTCGACCTGCACCAGAACCAACTGTTGAAACACCGTTAATTTCTGTACGGTTAGCATCTGTACCACGAATTTGTACGCCTGTACCAACACCCGCTTCACGAGTAATTTGAATACCGGTGATATTCTCAAGCACTTCTGCTAAGTTCTGGTCTGGTAACTTACCAATATCTTCTGCTTCGATAACCTCAACAAGATTATTCTTGAAGCGCTTTTCATTCATTGCGCTAGCGAGTGACGCTCGGATACCCGATACTTCAATGACTTCTACATCTTCGTTTTGTTCTTGCTGTGTTTCTTGCGCATTTACTGATGCGGTCAGGCTTAGTGTCGTAGCCGAAAGTACCGCAAGTGTAATCTTTGATAATTTGTGTGCCATGTGTGTTTTCCTCTTAAGGATTGAGGAATGTCTAATCACTCATTCCTTACCGCTTAATTGATTTGCAACTTACCCGCCCTGCAAACTTGCCTTACACCTACTTTACAAGACCGTTACAAAAGTAAGACAAGTTTTTACATTGGTCAACACAAAATGTTAAAAAATGGTCAATTTTGTTTATATTTTTGGCATTACCAATATTTATAGAGAATGAATCGCTATGCTTAAACGACCCAAAAACAGGGTTATAAACGCCATATTTCAATGACTTACATTATTCACAGTTTAATTTATCAACGTTTAATAGTACTTACTCGCCCATTAGGTTATGCAACATAATTGGTAATACAGGTTTGTGGTAAACTGGTCTCTCACCAACAAATTGTTAAAAAGTAAGTGCAAAACTTAGAATTGTTAATCGCTCGGCTCAATTGCGGCAATGGCTTTTGAAATAGCTATGTGGCGCTTATTGTCGTTTCTTGATACGGTTAAACAATAATCAAACACATGTGCAGATAAGTAATGACATCAGAGAAACCTTCTTCTCGATCTCAAGCAGGCTTTTTCAGTGAATCGGGTGAGTTAGGTGGAAGCCATGCGCAGTTCACAGAAATTTGTACTGCGCTCTATGAGAGAGAATTATTAACACTTGCTCATTTGAACACAAACAATGCATCAATGTTGAAACGTCGAATGGGCGGCCTGCCCTATCATATTCGAAGCGTAGCTCGCTATATGGTTACGCAACTTCAATTGCCCCCTACGCTTAAAGTCGATACGCATAACGGAAGCTGGTTTTGTAAGCAACCGAGCAAATGTCCTGGTTTAACGCAAGATAATGAAAAATGTGTGCAATGGTTCAAGAAGAATACGGATTATGGTTTAGTTGTTCCTGTACTCGTTCAAAGCATTGAAGGACTTACGATTGAACTTGACTCTATTGATATGTTTCGCGAGTCCAAAGATAGGATTCATTTGAATAAGCATGGTTGGTTCGATATAGGTGAAGGCCAATTAACTAAAAAATGTGCGACACAAGATACTATTATCACTCAACCTATTGACGAAATTTCAAAAAGTGTATTCTCTTCGTGCCAACTATCAAGCACAACACTTACGTTGTTAAAACCTACTAAAGCCATAATAAGTAGTGCTTGCTGCGGTCATATGTGGAACTACAAATCAAAAACTAGCCCGCGTTCTCTTTCATTAAGAGAGATGCGCTTGTCCACTCAGGTCAATTGGAAAAATCTCACTTCAACGCGAAACAAACAATAATTATTCAGTTTTTTTGCATGATATTTCAAGAATAAAAAACCATCTTATTGACTTTATTAGTATACCTGTCCTAACCCACCTTAATCAGATGGCGTAAATTGTAGAAGATTGCACTGAAGACTGCCCACCCCCTGCTCTAAACGACAATTATTAGGATATACATCCTAAATAATCAAAAGATAGCTTTTATACGCGAAAAATATACTCATTATCGTAAACAATGGTTGACCTCTTCATGCCACATGGGTACATTGTCGCTATCAACTTGGTCAGCAAAGAAACAACAGCAAATGCGTATCCGTTTTCTTCTTCTATCTCTACTCCTTATGGCAGCCAGACTGCACGGGTAGATTGCGACCAGCGATTCAAAATCACTAAAACCCGTGCCAAGCACGGGTTTTTTTTTAACTATTCAACTGAGAGAGCGTCATGACAAATCAAGTGAAGATCTTTGATACCACATTGCGAGACGGTGAGCAGGCCTTACCTGCAAGCCTAAGTGCCAAAGAGAAATTACAGATCGCGCTGGCGCTCGAACGCTTAGGCGTAGATATTATTGAAGCAGGCTTTCCTGTGTCTTCGCCGGGCGACTTTCGTTCTGTACAAATGATTGCCAAAGAGGTTAAAAACTCTGTCGTTTGTGGCCTATCTCGTGCGTTACCTGGCGATATTGATGCCTGTGGTCAAGCATTAAGCGTTGCTGAGCAGTTCCGAATTCACACCTTCATCGCAACGTCGGAAATTCACGTTGGCGCTAAGCTTCGTAAATCACAAGATGAAATTGTAGATATGGCAGTGGCTGCAGTGAAACATGCTCGTAAGTACACTGACGATGTAGAGTTTTCGTGCGAAGACGCCGGCCGGACCCATATCGATTACTTATGCCGAATGGTTGAAGCAGCTATTAACGCTGGGGCGACAACGGTTAACATTCCAGACACCGTAGGCTACACAACACCTACAGAGTTCGGCGGCATTATTCAGCAATTGTTCAATCGCGTACCCAACATCGACAAAGCGACAATCTCCGTTCACTGTCACAACGACTTGGGCTTAGCAGTAGCAAATTCGTTGGCAGCCGTTGAGCAAGGTGCAAGACAGGTAGAATGTACGATTAACGGTATTGGAGAGCGTGCCGGTAATGCATCGCTTGAAGAGATAGCCATGATCTTACAAACCCGTAAGAGCATGTTAGGCATTGACACCAATATCAACTCCACTGAAATTTCTCGCACCTCTAAGTTAGTTAGCCAGCTTTGTAATATGCCAGTTCAGGCCAACAAAGCCATTGTAGGTGCCAATGCGTTTAGTCACTCATCTGGTATTCACCAAGATGGTGTTTTAAAAGCGCAAAATACCTATGAAATTATGACGCCGGAAAGTGTGGGCATTAATAAGAATAATCTAAACCTAACGTCTCGCTCTGGCCGCCACGTTATTAAGCACCGCTTAACTGAACTTGGCTATAAAGCAGAAGACTACGATTTAGAGGCAGTATACGACGCCTTCTTAAAGCTAGCGGATAAGAAAGGTCAAGTATACGACTACGATCTTGAAGCTTTGTTGTTCTTCGATAAGCAAAAGCATGACCAGGCGCACTTCCAGCTACTCTATCTTCAAGCGAATTCTGGACGTGAAATTATTCCGAGCGCCACCGTTAAAATGAAAGTAGGCGCAGAGGAAATTACCCAATCAAGCATAGGAAACGGACCTGTAGATGCGGCTTATAAGGCCATTATGTCTATACTGGGTCACGAAGATTTAGAAGTTGTCGACTTTAAACTAGATTCAAAAGGTGAAGGTGCCGATGCCTTGGCACAAGTGAGCGTTATAGCCACATATAAAGGTCGCCGTTTCCATGGAATTGGCCTCGCTACAGATATCGTAGAGGCCGGCGTAAAAGCCCTTATCTTTGTATTAAACAACACATATTTAGCCGATCAAATCGATCAGCAAAAAAATCAACAAGAACGCGTTGCAGGAGTATAAATGAGCCAGTATTCAATTGCCGTATTAGCCGGAGACGGTATCGGCCCAGAAGTTATGCAGGAAGCCAATAAGGTTTTAGATGCTGTTGAAAAGAAATTTAACGTTAGCTTAAACCGTACTGCGTATCCTGTAGGTGGCTACGCCATTGATACTGAAGGTGAAGCGCTACCCTCTAAAACCTTGCTGGGCTGCGAACAAGCCGATGCAATTTTGTTTGGCAGTATCGGCGGCCCTAAGTGGGACACTTTACCGCTAGAACAACGCCCAGAACGCGCAGCACTGCTTACCCTTCGCAGCCATTTTGACCTGTTCAGCAACTTGCGCCCTGCTCGCATTTACCCAGGTCTTGAAAGCTTATCTCCTCTTCGAGAAGACATTGCCAAATCAGGCGTAGATGTTTTAGTAGTTCGCGAATTAACTAGCGGCATCTACTTTGGTCAACCAAAAGGTCGTGAAGGTGAAGGTGAAGAAGAATTCGCCTATGACACTATGCGCTATAGCAAACGCGAGATTCGCCGAATCGCTATTGCGGCATTTGAAGCAGCCCAAAAGCGGCGCGGTAAAGTTACCTCAGTAGATAAAGCTAATGTATTGGTTACCAGCCGTTTATGGCGTGAAATTGCTGAAGAAGTTGCAAAAGACTATCCAGATGTAGAGCTTGACCATATTTACATCGACAATGCCACTATGCAAATCATGAAGAACCCGGCACAGTTTGACGTAATGCTATGTTCAAACCTTTTTGGCGATATCGTTTCTGATGAATGTGCCATGATGACAGGCTCTATGGGCTTGTTGCCATCGGCAAGTATGAACGAAGAAGGCTTCGGCCTTTATGAGCCAGCCGGCGGTTCAGCGCCTGATATTGCTGGCCAAGGCATTGCTAACCCTATCGCTCAAATTTTATCAGCCGCCATGATGCTACGTTTTAGCATGAACTTGGGCGATGCCGCAGACGCTATTGAAAAAGCAGTGGTGGCGACACTAGAAGCAGGTGTACTTACAGGCGAGTTACTACCAGCAGAAAAGCGCAGCCAGGCGGCAAGCACGTCGCAAGTTGGCGATGAAATCGTAAAACAATTAATGGCGCAGGAGTAAAATAACCTCATGGCCAAGACCTTATATGACAAAGTGTGGCAAGCCCACATTATTGACCAAATCGGTGAAGACAGCTTAATTTATATCGACCGCCACTTAATTCATGAAGTGACGTCACCTCAGGCATTTGCTGGCCTTAACGAAAAAGGCCGCAAAGTGCGTCGCCCCGATCGCACGGTTGGCACCATGGACCACAGCATCTCAACCCGCTCTCTGGCTATCGATGCCTGTGGACCAGCCAATGCACTTCAGCTACAAACCTTGGCAAAAAACTGTGAAGATCACGGCATTCAGCTATTTCCAGTGGGTCACCAAAAGCAAGGTATTGTGCACGTTATGGGGCCTGAACTAGGGCTAATTCAGCCGGGTATGACGGTTGTATGTGGTGATTCACATACGGCTACCCATGGGGCATTCGGTGCACTGGCTTTTGGTATTGGTACGTCTCAGGTAGAGCACGTTCTAGCTACGCAAACGCTAAAACAAAGCCGTGCTAAAAGCATGCTTATCAACGTAAATGGAAAGCTTCCTGTAGGTATTACCGCAAAAGACATCATTCTTGCCATTATTGGAAAAATTGGTCACGCTGGGGCTACTGGCCATGTTATTGAATACGCAGGTGAAGCTATCCGTGGTTTGAGCATGGAAGAGCGCATGACGGTGTGCAACATGAGTATTGAAGCTGGCGCAAAAGCTGGCCTTGTTGCACCAGACGAAACAACATTCGCCTACCTTGAAGGTCGCGAATACGCACCGAAAGGCCAAGACTGGGAAGACGCCGTCGCTTATTGGAAAACCCTTTATACCGAAGAAGGCGCCACCTTCGATACTGTGGTTGAGCTTGAAGCAGCAGATATTGCTCCTCAGGTTACTTGGGGTACTAACCCAGGCCAGGTCATTGGCGTAAACACACCGGTACCAGCCCCTGAAGATTTCAGCGACCCGATTGAAAAAGAAAGCGCGGTAAAAGCACTCGAATACATGGGTTTAAAACCTGGTGAAAAGCTTGCCGATATTACTGTAAACCACGTATTTATCGGCTCGTGTACCAACGGTCGTATTGAAGACATGCGTGCAGCGGCGCAAATCGCCAAGCGCGGAAAAGTCGCTGATTCAGTAACAGCTATTGTTGTACCAGGGTCTGGTAATGTTAAACGCCAAGCAGAAGCTGAAGGCTTAGATAAAATCTTTACTGATGCAGGTTTTGAATGGCGTTTGCCAGGGTGCTCTATGTGCCTTGGTATGAATGACGATAAACTAGTAGCAGGCGATAGATGTGCCTCTACCAGTAACCGCAACTTTGAAGGTCGCCAAGGTCGTGGAGCACGTACTCATTTAGTAAGCCCAGCAATGGCTGCCGCTGCGGCAATTACCGGTCGCTTTGCTGACGTTAGAGATTATCAGGAGTAAGTTATGTCTGAACAGGGTTTTACACAACACACAGGCATTGCTGCGCCACTTGATCAGGCCAATGTCGATACCGACCAAATAATTCCGAAACAGTTTTTAACGGGTGTTACACGTTCAGGCTACGGTAAACATTTGTTTCACGACTGGCGCTATTTGGATTTAGAAGAGAAAGAGCCAAACCCGGCTTTTGCGCTTAATAAGCCTGAGCACGAAGGTGCGAGCATTTTGTTAGCGCGAGAGAATTTTGGCTGTGGCTCTAGTCGTGAACACGCGCCATGGGCATTGGCCGATTTTGGTTTTCAAACTGTGATTGCCACCAGCTTTGCTGATATCTTTTACGGCAACTGCATTAACAATCAGCTAGTGCCCGTTGCGCTATCTAGCGAACAAATGGACGCTTTGTTCGCGGCAGTAAAAGCTGAGCCATCAACCAAAATTACTGTTGACCTTCCCGCGCAAACCGTAAGTTTTAACGACACTAGCTTCAGCTTTGATATTGCAGAGCACCACAAGAACAACTTGATTAAGGGTTTAGATGCCATCGGTCAAACACTGGAGCTTGCGAGTACAATTGAAGCTTTTGAAGGCAAGCAGCCAGCTTGGTTGTAACCGCTAAATAACGTATGACGTAAAACATAAAACGTCTCGAACTTGAAAAACAGCGCTATCGCAAGGTAGCGCTTTTTTATTATTTCCTTCTAAGCATTTATCTAAACTTTTGGCTGCGTCGAGGTGGGTTAAGGCTATATCCTAAATGTTGCTGCATGATAAGAACTAACGTTTTGTCTACTTTCTGAGTGCCTGCATGAAAAGCATATGGATGGAAACAGCACGACTTAACTATACTAAAGGTTAATAAACCCCTCACTTTTTCCACTGGAATAACGTATTATTTGTCTCTAATGTAGTATAAGGCTATGGCAATACTGTGCCGTACAGGAGAAATAATGTTAGAACAGGTACCCATTGATGATTTGCAGCCTGGGATGTACGTCAATCAAGTACTTGAACAAACGGGTTCACTTAAAATGCGCTCTAAAGGCATTGTAAAAACTCAAGCCATCATTGATAGTCTTAGAGCTAAGGGAATTCTTACGGTAGAAGTAGACCTAGCCAAGTCAAAACCTCTTAAAGCGCCAGAAACGTCTGAGCCATCAAAAGAAGAAACACCAAAGGCTATAAAAACACCGGTTAAGCCAGTAGGGCCGCGATTCAATTAACGAGGCGAGTGAACTATACAATAGTGCGCTTACCATAC
This genomic window contains:
- the leuA gene encoding 2-isopropylmalate synthase, which produces MTNQVKIFDTTLRDGEQALPASLSAKEKLQIALALERLGVDIIEAGFPVSSPGDFRSVQMIAKEVKNSVVCGLSRALPGDIDACGQALSVAEQFRIHTFIATSEIHVGAKLRKSQDEIVDMAVAAVKHARKYTDDVEFSCEDAGRTHIDYLCRMVEAAINAGATTVNIPDTVGYTTPTEFGGIIQQLFNRVPNIDKATISVHCHNDLGLAVANSLAAVEQGARQVECTINGIGERAGNASLEEIAMILQTRKSMLGIDTNINSTEISRTSKLVSQLCNMPVQANKAIVGANAFSHSSGIHQDGVLKAQNTYEIMTPESVGINKNNLNLTSRSGRHVIKHRLTELGYKAEDYDLEAVYDAFLKLADKKGQVYDYDLEALLFFDKQKHDQAHFQLLYLQANSGREIIPSATVKMKVGAEEITQSSIGNGPVDAAYKAIMSILGHEDLEVVDFKLDSKGEGADALAQVSVIATYKGRRFHGIGLATDIVEAGVKALIFVLNNTYLADQIDQQKNQQERVAGV
- the leuB gene encoding 3-isopropylmalate dehydrogenase, with the protein product MSQYSIAVLAGDGIGPEVMQEANKVLDAVEKKFNVSLNRTAYPVGGYAIDTEGEALPSKTLLGCEQADAILFGSIGGPKWDTLPLEQRPERAALLTLRSHFDLFSNLRPARIYPGLESLSPLREDIAKSGVDVLVVRELTSGIYFGQPKGREGEGEEEFAYDTMRYSKREIRRIAIAAFEAAQKRRGKVTSVDKANVLVTSRLWREIAEEVAKDYPDVELDHIYIDNATMQIMKNPAQFDVMLCSNLFGDIVSDECAMMTGSMGLLPSASMNEEGFGLYEPAGGSAPDIAGQGIANPIAQILSAAMMLRFSMNLGDAADAIEKAVVATLEAGVLTGELLPAEKRSQAASTSQVGDEIVKQLMAQE
- the leuD gene encoding 3-isopropylmalate dehydratase small subunit — translated: MSEQGFTQHTGIAAPLDQANVDTDQIIPKQFLTGVTRSGYGKHLFHDWRYLDLEEKEPNPAFALNKPEHEGASILLARENFGCGSSREHAPWALADFGFQTVIATSFADIFYGNCINNQLVPVALSSEQMDALFAAVKAEPSTKITVDLPAQTVSFNDTSFSFDIAEHHKNNLIKGLDAIGQTLELASTIEAFEGKQPAWL
- a CDS encoding DUF3391 domain-containing protein, coding for MLEQVPIDDLQPGMYVNQVLEQTGSLKMRSKGIVKTQAIIDSLRAKGILTVEVDLAKSKPLKAPETSEPSKEETPKAIKTPVKPVGPRFN
- the leuC gene encoding 3-isopropylmalate dehydratase large subunit, giving the protein MAKTLYDKVWQAHIIDQIGEDSLIYIDRHLIHEVTSPQAFAGLNEKGRKVRRPDRTVGTMDHSISTRSLAIDACGPANALQLQTLAKNCEDHGIQLFPVGHQKQGIVHVMGPELGLIQPGMTVVCGDSHTATHGAFGALAFGIGTSQVEHVLATQTLKQSRAKSMLINVNGKLPVGITAKDIILAIIGKIGHAGATGHVIEYAGEAIRGLSMEERMTVCNMSIEAGAKAGLVAPDETTFAYLEGREYAPKGQDWEDAVAYWKTLYTEEGATFDTVVELEAADIAPQVTWGTNPGQVIGVNTPVPAPEDFSDPIEKESAVKALEYMGLKPGEKLADITVNHVFIGSCTNGRIEDMRAAAQIAKRGKVADSVTAIVVPGSGNVKRQAEAEGLDKIFTDAGFEWRLPGCSMCLGMNDDKLVAGDRCASTSNRNFEGRQGRGARTHLVSPAMAAAAAITGRFADVRDYQE